In Planctomycetota bacterium, the following are encoded in one genomic region:
- a CDS encoding HAD family hydrolase: MSKPRPAVFFDRDNTLIVGVDYLGDPDEVELMPGAAECVAAVRDAGFATVVVSNQSGVARGKFDEDSVRRVDARMAELLVADNANAMLDLQLFCPHHPDFDRDSDRRKPKPGMLFDARDQLSIDLSASWMVGDAPRDIEAGHAAGCRTILFTPAGLPRSPAADAKSSVEPDHHATSLADVARLIVGR, translated from the coding sequence ATGAGCAAGCCCCGGCCGGCCGTCTTCTTTGATCGTGACAACACGCTGATCGTTGGCGTCGACTACCTGGGCGATCCCGACGAGGTCGAGCTGATGCCCGGCGCGGCCGAGTGTGTCGCAGCAGTACGAGACGCGGGTTTCGCGACCGTGGTCGTCAGCAACCAGAGCGGCGTCGCCCGCGGCAAGTTCGACGAGGATTCCGTCCGTCGCGTCGATGCGCGGATGGCGGAACTGCTGGTCGCCGACAACGCGAACGCCATGCTCGACCTGCAGCTGTTCTGCCCGCACCATCCGGATTTCGACCGCGACAGCGACCGGCGAAAACCGAAGCCCGGAATGCTCTTCGACGCCCGCGACCAGCTCAGCATTGACCTCTCTGCCAGCTGGATGGTCGGCGACGCCCCGCGCGACATCGAAGCCGGCCACGCCGCCGGTTGCCGAACGATCCTCTTCACGCCCGCCGGCCTTCCCCGCAGCCCCGCCGCGGACGCGAAGTCCTCGGTCGAACCCGACCACCATGCGACGAGCCTCGCCGATGTCGCCCGCCTGATCGTCGGCCGGTGA
- a CDS encoding CAAX prenyl protease-related protein — protein MSDVSPGPTAPADALEPPLPYQPPPTDGLQRTLDGRLGDGWWLVLPMAVFLILLAFVPQVTSWLGLGDFAGYVAAYVARTLIVGAILIWLWRRLMAEVEWTHLGTATIFGLVGTVQWIGCDKLLLAAQETVAPDPESAWRLPFWILGTVDPEDGYNLFEQIESPLWLVLFIVVRLLGPVLVVPVMEELFWRDWLWRGIIAPSNYRLAKVGEWDATAFIVTSLAFSVVHPQRLVAVIWGLLVAWLLVKTRSLGAIIWMHAVTNLLLGIWVLSAEPLFGLENEWYFW, from the coding sequence ATGTCCGACGTGAGCCCCGGCCCGACCGCACCTGCAGACGCCCTCGAGCCGCCGCTTCCTTACCAACCGCCGCCGACCGACGGCCTGCAACGCACGCTCGACGGCCGCCTCGGCGACGGCTGGTGGCTCGTGCTGCCGATGGCGGTGTTTCTCATTCTGCTGGCTTTCGTGCCGCAGGTCACCAGTTGGCTCGGACTGGGCGACTTCGCCGGCTACGTCGCGGCCTATGTCGCCCGCACGCTCATCGTCGGGGCGATCCTCATCTGGCTCTGGCGTCGCCTGATGGCCGAGGTCGAGTGGACGCACCTCGGCACGGCAACGATCTTCGGCCTCGTCGGGACGGTCCAGTGGATCGGCTGCGACAAGCTGCTGCTCGCCGCCCAGGAGACCGTCGCACCCGATCCCGAGTCGGCCTGGCGGCTGCCGTTCTGGATCCTCGGCACGGTCGACCCGGAGGACGGGTACAACCTGTTCGAGCAGATCGAATCGCCCCTCTGGCTGGTGCTCTTCATCGTCGTTCGTTTGCTCGGCCCGGTGCTGGTCGTGCCGGTGATGGAAGAGCTGTTCTGGCGCGACTGGCTATGGCGCGGCATCATCGCCCCGAGCAACTATCGCCTGGCCAAGGTCGGGGAGTGGGACGCGACGGCCTTCATCGTCACGAGCCTCGCCTTCAGCGTCGTCCACCCGCAACGCCTCGTCGCCGTGATCTGGGGCCTGCTTGTCGCGTGGCTGCTCGTCAAAACGCGGAGCCTGGGTGCGATCATCTGGATGCACGCGGTGACGAACCTGCTGCTGGGAATCTGGGTGCTCAGCGCCGAGCCGCTCTTCGGGCTGGAGAACGAGTGGTACTTCTGGTGA
- the lipB gene encoding lipoyl(octanoyl) transferase LipB, which produces MRVVDLGILAYRDAWDRQQDLHAEVLGGADEAILLVEHPHVITVGRRAEVGKSHILATPVELRRLNVDVVETDRGGDATYHGPGQLVAYPIVRLADHQISVGSYMKRLQQAVVDVAGRFGIQARLECGFPGVWADDPKVDAGAKLCAVGVRVKKGVTLHGLALNVEPDMSKFDLIDPCGLGRPVTSMHRLLKDRCPSMAALKPMLVRRLCQRITLHDADGESSCPT; this is translated from the coding sequence ATGCGTGTGGTCGACCTCGGCATCCTCGCCTATCGCGATGCCTGGGATCGGCAGCAGGATCTCCACGCGGAGGTCCTCGGCGGGGCAGACGAGGCCATCCTCCTCGTCGAGCACCCGCACGTCATCACCGTCGGCCGGCGGGCGGAGGTCGGTAAGTCGCATATTCTCGCGACGCCCGTCGAGCTGCGCCGGCTGAACGTCGACGTCGTCGAGACTGATCGTGGCGGCGACGCGACCTACCACGGGCCGGGGCAACTCGTCGCCTATCCGATCGTGCGGCTGGCGGACCATCAGATCAGCGTCGGCAGCTACATGAAGCGGCTCCAGCAAGCCGTCGTCGACGTGGCGGGACGATTCGGCATCCAGGCGCGTCTCGAATGCGGCTTCCCCGGCGTCTGGGCGGACGATCCGAAAGTCGACGCCGGGGCAAAGCTCTGTGCCGTGGGCGTGCGCGTGAAGAAGGGCGTTACGCTCCACGGCCTGGCGCTTAACGTCGAGCCAGACATGAGCAAGTTCGACCTGATCGACCCGTGTGGCCTGGGGCGACCGGTGACGAGCATGCACCGGCTGCTCAAAGACCGGTGTCCGTCGATGGCGGCGCTGAAGCCGATGCTGGTCCGGCGACTTTGCCAGCGCATTACGTTGCACGACGCCGACGGTGAGTCATCATGTCCGACGTGA